Below is a genomic region from Haloimpatiens massiliensis.
GTTTATGAAGTTAGAAAGAAACATGAGTGTAAAAGAGTTGTCTAAAGGAATGTACGAAAAGTTAAGTCTTACTTTAGTCTTATCTAGAAAGGCCAAACTTTATATATTAGATGAGCCTTTGGGAGGGGTTGACCCAGTGGCAAGAGAGCAAATACTTGATGCCATTATAAATAATTGTAATGAGGAAAGTTCTATGATAATAACAACACATTTAGTTAGAGATATAGAAAGAGTTTTTGAAGATGTAGCATTTTTAAAGGATGGACAAATAGCCCTTTATGGTAATGCAGAAGAGCTTAGAATGGAAAGAGGAAAATCCATAGATGAACTATATAGAGAGATATTTGGGGAATAAAGTTAGTTGTTTAATAAAAAAGATTAAGGTTATAATATCTAGTTATCCAGGGAGGTATATACAATGGGAAAATTAATGAAATATGATTTAAAAGGTGGATATAAAAAGTTTGCTATACTTTTTATAA
It encodes:
- a CDS encoding ABC transporter ATP-binding protein codes for the protein MEYILSCKDLTKNYFTKTALKDVDLNIPKGKIIGLLGPNGSGKTTFMKIAAGILRQSSGEMMIDGQRPGVHSKAIVSYLPDKTHLYKWMKIDDAIQLFKDFYEDFDEARADELLKFMKLERNMSVKELSKGMYEKLSLTLVLSRKAKLYILDEPLGGVDPVAREQILDAIINNCNEESSMIITTHLVRDIERVFEDVAFLKDGQIALYGNAEELRMERGKSIDELYREIFGE